The Amphiura filiformis chromosome 15, Afil_fr2py, whole genome shotgun sequence region TACAAAAAATTTACTCGCCTATATCTTGGGATTTGGAGAAAATTTACAATAAAAGCACTCTTTTATACAAATAACCTGTATATTTCACTTTAGCTAGCTGTGGACGAAAAATTATGGGTACGGTAGTTGAAAGCATAAACTCAGCTTTACCAGAGGGGGACTTCCTGTCAGCTGATTGGCCAAGTTATAGATATATTAATTGatatttaggggtgcatattgggactttttcaaaacatgtttttgcctaTCTGACAAACAGCCTGATAATAATTATACTACTGATGCATTGTGTGTGCACTTAAGCCTAGATCCATTATGAAATTGTGTGTGTGTTCAGTGCTGCATGTTAAAACACAAAAAGATGGCCAAATGAGTTAGCTGTTGCGCTGGTCATCCCTACTACTACATCAGAACTCAAAGGTCAAATAGGGtcaagggggctggcattttctttggaagggggtttatgaatatactggggggtcatagaatttcgAGACCCAAAATAGGGcgggggttataattttgtaacaCCCTAAATAAGGGGTTAATTTCATGTGCTGCACACATATTCTTTAACTTAAAAATCAAAATACAGTGCGCACAATCTTAAGTtgtataatacaaaatttatacCCGCTCCACAATGTCTTAGTTCAgaaatgaataatttgtcgtAAGTCTGTGTAGAGCGGATTGGGGGGCAtgaaaattttcgacccaagacagggggtcataaaaattgactccagTCAACAACATcttcatgacccccccccttccgaagtaAATGACAACCTCCTAAACTGCTAGACTGACTGGCTTATTTTGCAACTGCTATGTTATAACATTACAGATATTTGGATCCACTGATAAATCTGCAATTGGCAACTTATAAAAGTAGAACCAGGATTAAGACAGAAGAAAGTGGGGATTGTGGTCTTGAACTCATGTGACTCCACTGAAGGACATCTTCATCTTTAGTAAAATTTACTTTCATGGTGGGTTTGAGGTGCACATAGTACATGTACCGTAACTTGATCTACATCTTTCAATATTGTTGGATTCATGTAGACTTTACTCTGCAACAGGCAAAATGAAATCAGTAACAGGGGAAACGAAACTTTTGAAACCATTTACCTGTGCATTTTGCGGCATTAAGCATTATTCTTTGGACAAATTGAAAAAACATCTTAATAGACAtctttactaataaaataataagcgggctgtatctgtctatctgtctgtctatctgtctgtccggctatgcgttccgccgcgctttaacgcatcgagccgaaatttcggatatgggtaggtgacgggaaaagcatgttgactggGTGGTTTTGaagggcccctcgaggtcaaaggtcatctaggggcaaAATACtaactggatagcaaaagcagcagcaagtggatacaaagatgtgtaatgggcaactatggacaagtttcattcagcttttggctgtctgcccaatttgaaatgcactgtaatgtctacccagaatgcattgctgcaaagctacaggtgcactagtatGCTTAAATATGTGTGGGCTCATAGATGCAAAAGTGTGTTTTGTCCGAAAAACGTGTTAAAAAATGGTGAGCTGCTAAGATGTTTGCATAGCCACAGGAAGCTATGGTACTACCGGTGTAAAAAGTTGAATGTCagtgagaaaccctatcagtgtgagtactgtcagaaatgttttgcccaaaAGCATGACCTCAACTCCCATATTTTAACTCACACTAAAATGGAACTCTATCAGTGTATgtactgccagaaatgttttactcaAAGTTCTAGTCTCGCATACCATATCAGAACTACTCACACCAtggagaaaccatatcagtgtgagtattgccagaaatgttttgctaaTAAACATGTCCTTGTGGCCCATATCAGGACTCACAACaaggagaaaccctatcagtgtgagtactgccagaaatgttttactcaAAGTTCTAGTCTCGCATACCATATCAGAACTACTCACACCAtggagaaaccatatcagtgtgagtattgccagaaatgttttgctcatAAACATGTCCTTGTGGCCCATATCAGGACTCACACCAAGgagaaaccctaccagtgtgagtactgccagaaatgttttgctcaaaGTTCTAGTCTCACATACCATATCAGAGTTACTCACGCCAtggagaaaccatatcagtgtattgccagaaatgttttgctcgAAGAAGCAGCCTTTTGAGCCATATTAGAATTCACACCAACGAAAAACCCTTTCAGTGCgagtactgtcaaaaatgttttgcccaaaaatgtcaccTTGTGAACCATATCAGTATTTGGATCCACTGATAAATCTGTAATTGGAAATTAACAAAAGTAGAACCAGTACTAATACAGAAGATAATGGGGATTGTGGCCTTGAACTCATGTGGCTCCACTGAAGGACATCTTCATCTTTAGTCAAATTTACTTTCATGGTGGGTTTGAGGTGCACATAGTACATGTACCATAACTTGATCTACATCTTTCAATATTGTTGGGTTCATGTAGACTTAACTCTGCAACAGGCAAAATGAAATCAGTAACAGGGGAAATGAAACTTTTGAAACCATTTACCTGTGCATTTTGCCGCATCAAGCATTATTCTTTGGACAAATGGAAAAGCCATCTTAATAgacatctactatactaaaataataagcggtctctgtctgtccggcgacatctactatactaaaataataagcggtctctgtctgtccggctatgcgtttcgccgtgcttcgacgcatcacgctgaaatttcgcatatagataggtatagggaaaagcatgttggccatgtggttttgaaggtcatcggaggtcaaggtcaaaggtcaaaatttcaaactttgtccgatcgggcccaaacttggtgggtggaatccttgataggaggggaatataatgcgggaaataaaatcgaggtcaaccgaggtcaaaggtcattacggaggagtcaaatttcaaactttgtcgatcgggctcaaacttggtgggtgaaacCTTAaccgtatgaggggagcatgaaaaacattatatggaggtcatccgaggtcagaggtcaaaggtcatggatttcaaactttgtcctatcgggttcaaacttggtgggtgcaatccttgatacgaggggaatatatgcgcaaaacaaaattgaggtcaaccgaggtcaaaggtcatgtaggggctaaatttaaactttgccctattgggcttaaacttgataggtggaatccgcCATTATGActgagggagcatgaaaaaagcaaggtcatccgagttcaaaggtcatctggggtcaaacagtatcactatcatgccagtgctctcacagcatctgggctctcacagccgcaggtgcactagttctatactaataaaatcgtGAGCtccgtctgtccggctatgcgtttcgccgcgcttcgacgcatcgttccgacatttcggatatagataggtatcgggtattccacgtttatggggtagtttttaaggtcatcggaggtcaaggtcaaaggtcaaaatttcaaactttgtccgatcgggcccaaacttggtgggtggaatccttgatacgaggcgaatatatgcccgaaataaaattgaggtcaaccgaggtcaaaggtcattacggagggtcaaatttcaaactttgtccgatcgggctcaaatttggtgggtggaatccttgatacgaggcaaATATatgccgaaataaaattgaggtcaaccgaggtcaaaggtcattacggaggggtcaaatttcaaactttgtctgatcgggctcaaacttggtgggtggaatccttgatacgaggggaatatattcccgaaataaaatcgaggtcaaccgaggtcaaaggtcattacggaggggtcaaatttcaaactttgtccgattgggctcaaacttggtgggtagaatccttgatgcgaggggaatatatgcccgaaataaaatcgaggtcaaccaaggtcaaggtcattatggagggggttaaatttcaaactttgtccgatcgggctcaaacttggtgggtggaatccttgctacgaggggaatatatgcgcaaaataccattgaggtcaaccgaggtcaaaggtcattacggaggggttcaaatttcaaactttgtccgatcgggcacagacttggtgggtggaatccttgatacgagggcttaaacatggtacaaattctcaatatgacaggaacaggAAGATTTCACCATTCCCTGCGAGGActgcaatgtcttcccagcattcatagctgaaaatgatttctacaTTTCAAACGGATGTATaaaataaaactgaggtcatcaaaggtcaaaggggatcgaggcaaggtcatctagggtcacaggtcatatggggtcattgggggtCAAACAGCATCACTATCTGATGCTGGTGGTGCTCTCACGTACAGCTACAGTGCCGTCACAGCAACAGGTACTCTAGTAAGATGAAATATGTGTGGGCTCTTAGATGCAAAAGTTTATTTTGTCCGAAGAGCTTATTGAAATATGGTGAGCTACTAAGATATATGCATAGCCACAAGAAGCTGTGGTACTACCGGTGTAAAAGGTTGAATGTCAGTGAAATACCCTATCAGTgccagtactgtcagaaatgttttgcccaaaAGCATTATCTCAAATCCCATATTGCAACTCATACTAAAAAGGAActctttcagtgtgagtactgccagaaatgttttgggattaaaaaaggCCTTGTTGCCCATATCAGGACTCATACCAAGGAAAAACCCtaccagtgtgaatattgtcagaaatccTTTGCTCAAAGATTTGGTCTCACATACCATATCAGAACTACTCACACCAtggagaaaccatatcagtgtgagtattgtcagaaatgttttgctcaaaTAAGCAGCCTTGTGAGCCATATTAGAATTCACACCAATGAAAAACCCTTTCAGTGCGAgcactgtcaaaaatgttttgcccaaAAACGTGGCCTTGTGGATCATATCCGAACTCGCACCAAGGAGAAAccatttcagtgtgagtactgtcaaagATGTTTTGCCCGAAAAAGTGTCCTTGTTgaccatatcagaattcacaccaaagaaaaaccatatcgGTGTGAGTACTGTCACAAATGTTTTGCCCAAAAGCATTCCCTCACATTACATATTAGAACTCACACTAAAAAGGAACTCTTCcagtgtgagtactgccagaaatgttttactcgTAGAACAAGTCTTGTGGACCATATTAGGACTCACACCAAGGAGAAACCCTACCAGTgtaaatattgtcagaaatgttttgttaGTGGATCAGGTCTCACACACCATGTC contains the following coding sequences:
- the LOC140172177 gene encoding uncharacterized protein, whose translation is MKYVWALRCKSLFCPKSLLKYGELLRYMHSHKKLWYYRCKRLNVSEIPYQCQYCQKCFAQKHYLKSHIATHTKKELFQCEYCQKCFGIKKGLVAHIRTHTKEKPYQCEYCQKSFAQRFGLTYHIRTTHTMEKPYQCEYCQKCFAQISSLVSHIRIHTNEKPFQCEHCQKCFAQKRGLVDHIRTRTKEKPFQCEYCQRCFARKSVLVDHIRIHTKEKPYRCEYCHKCFAQKHSLTLHIRTHTKKELFQCEYCQKCFTRRTSLVDHIRTHTKEKPYQCKYCQKCFVSGSGLTHHVSTIHTKEKAYQCDYCQKCFAERSVLVRHIRIHTKEKPYQCEYCQKGFAQRSGLVGHTRIHTKEKPFQCEYCQKCFAQRCDLACHTRIHTKENPLQCEYCQKCFDRNSYLVNHIRIHTKEKPFQCEYCQKCFAQRSDLACHTRIHTKEKPFQCEYCQKCFTRNSYLVNHIRIHTKRNPFSVSTVRNVLPEKVAL